The Microcystis panniformis FACHB-1757 region AAGCCAGTCAATGAACTGTAATAGTTGTAAGTTTTTCTTGAATTTTTGGAGACAAAAAAATGTTTGATTCCTTATCGGGTAAAAAAGTCGTTATTATTGGTGCAAGCTCCGGGATTGACCTAGCGATTGCTCAAAAATTGCTCTCCCTAGGGGCAAAAGTGGTGCTTTCCCATGCTTCTCAAGAGAAATTAGCTGCCGCTGTTGCCCTAATTTCCGGGGAGATTGAAGCCAAAACTGTTAATTTTTTAGAAGAAGATTCTGTTAATGCCTTTTTTGCAGAAATTGGCAACTTTGACCATTTAGTAGTCACCTCTCTGGGAGACAGAAATATGCCGCGAGCCTTATTAACCGAAATGACCGCAGAAACGGCCCGGGGAGGTATGGAGAAATTCTGGGCAACCTTTTTAGCAGTGCGTGGCTCCCTGAAAACTTTGGCCAAGGACGGTTCTATTACCCTGACATCCAGCGTCACTATGTTCAAATATTCCAAAATGGGCGGAATTTCCGTCATAGCCGCCGCTAATAGTGCCGTAGCCGTATTTGGACGCGCCCTCGCCCTAGAACTCGCTCCTATTCGCGTTAACGTTGTTGCCCCCGGATTAATAGAAGATACAAGCATCTGGACCAGTCAAGGTGATTCGGAACGCTCCGACCTGAGCAAATGGGCGGTTTCTGCTCTACCTGTCGAACATTTAGGGCAACCCGAAGAAGTCGCCCTAGCAG contains the following coding sequences:
- a CDS encoding SDR family oxidoreductase; amino-acid sequence: MFDSLSGKKVVIIGASSGIDLAIAQKLLSLGAKVVLSHASQEKLAAAVALISGEIEAKTVNFLEEDSVNAFFAEIGNFDHLVVTSLGDRNMPRALLTEMTAETARGGMEKFWATFLAVRGSLKTLAKDGSITLTSSVTMFKYSKMGGISVIAAANSAVAVFGRALALELAPIRVNVVAPGLIEDTSIWTSQGDSERSDLSKWAVSALPVEHLGQPEEVALAVLSLIINPYMTGVVLPVDGGVTL